Genomic window (Pseudomonas xantholysinigenes):
TTCTGTAATCGACACCGCGCCCCCGTTGTAGGAGACAGCCTTGCCGGCTCCTGCAACGGGCGATTATCGCCCGGTTCATCAGGTTGGCAATTGACGAAACTAACCAGATAGTACATATATTTACGGCATCCAAAAACAACAAAGCGATGCCCGCCATGACACCCCGAATCCTCGTGCTCAACGGCCCCAACCTGAACCTGTTGGGCGCCCGCGAACCTACTCAATACGGCCACGAAACCCTCGCCGACCTGGCCTGCCTGTGCGCCAACAGCGCCCGCGAGCTGGGCCTCGAGCTGGAGTTCCGCCAGACCAACCACGAAGGCGAACTGCTCGACTGGATCCACGCCGCCCGTGGCCGCTGCCATGGCATCGTCATCAACCCCGCCGCCTGGACCCACACCTCGGTAGCCATCCGCGACGCCTTGGTCGCCGCTGAATTGCCTGTGATCGAAGTGCACCTGTCCAACGTGCACAAGCGCGAGCCGTTCCGGCATGTGTCGTTCGTCTCGAGCATCGCCACCGGGGTGATCTGTGGCCTCGGCAGCCAGGGCTACGCCATGGCCCTGGGCTACTTCAGCCGGACCTTGCAGGAGCAAGCCGCATGAGCACCCAAGGTATCCTCGCCGGCCTAATCGGCCGTGGCATCCAGGCCTCGCGCACACCGGCATTGCACGAGCACGAGGGCGACGCCCAGGCCCTGCGCTACCTGTACCGGCTGATCGATGCCGACCAACTGGGGCTGGCCGACACTGCCCTGGCGCAGTTGCTCGATGCCGCGCAACGCACCGGCTTCACTGGGCTGAACATTACCTTCCCGTTCAAACAGGCAATCCTGCCACTGCTCGATGAACTCTCGGACGAGGCGCGGGGCATTGGCGCGGTGAATACCGTGGTACTGCGCGACGGCAAACGCGTCGGGCACAACACTGATTGCCTGGGCTTCGCCGAAGGCTTTCGCCGGGGCCTGCCGGATGTGGCGAAACGCCTGGTCGTGCAACTGGGCGCGGGCGGCGCCGGCGCGGCGGTGGCCCATGCCCTGCTTGGCGAGGGGGTCGAGCAATTGGTGGTGTTCGAGGTGGACCTTGCCCGTGGCCAGGGGTTGGTCGACAACCTCTGCCAGCGCTTCGGCAATGGCCGGGCCCGGCTTGGCGACGACCTGGCTGGCACGCTGGCGGCGGCCGATGGCCTGGTCAACACCACGCCGGTGGGCATGGCCAAGCTGCCGGGCACGCCACTGCCGCCCGCATTGCTGCATGGCGGGCTATGGGTGGCGGAAATCATCTATTTCCCGTTGCAAACCGAGCTGCTGCGGTGTGCCCGGGCCTTGGGTTGCCGCACGCTCGATGGCGGCAGCATGGCCGTGTTCCAGGCGGTCAAGGCGTTCGAGCTGTTCAGTGGCCGGGCGGCCGATGCCGAACGCATGCAGGCGCATTTTGCCTGCTTGGGATAAGGCCGCGTGATGGCTGGCACCGGCTGTGCCGGTGTTCGCGGCTGAAGCCGCTCCCACAGGGATCGCGCTAGCTTTAGCAGTTGAGCAAGACAGTTACTCCCACAGTGCCAGTGATCAGGCCTTGATGTAACGCATCACTGCCTCGCAGATCATCTGCTTGTGGCGGTGCTTGACCTGCTCATCGGCCAGGTCGATCTGGAAGATATCGCCGAAGGTATGGCGGTTGGACACCCGGTAGAAGCAGAACGAACTCATCAACATGTGCAGGTCGATGACCTCGATGCCCGGGCGGAACACCCCCTCCTCCACCCCACGCGCCAGGATCCGTCCCAGGGCCTGGAGCACCAGGCTGCTCATCTCGCGAATCGCCGGTGATTGCTTGACGTACTCACCGTAGTGAATGTTCTCGGTACAGACGATACGCACGAAATCGACGTTGTGGTCATGGTGGTCGAAGGTGAACTCCACCAGCCGCTGGATCGCCTGCTCGGCCGGCAGCGACTCGAGATCCAGGCTGTGTTCGGTCTTGCGGATATCGCCGTAGAGCTTGACCAGGCACTCGACGTACAGCTGCTCCTTGCTGCCGAAGTAGTAGTAGATCATGCGCTTGGAAGTGGCGGTGCGCTCGGCGATGGCATCGACCCGGGCTCCGGCCAGGCCCTGCTGGACGAACTCGGTGATGGCGGCCTGGAGAATATTCTCGCGGGTCTTTTCCGGGTTGTTCTTGCGCGATTTGCGCAGCCCTTCGACTTCAGGCTTGGCTACCGAATCACTCATACCGACTCACAGGCTCGTTTGGGGAATCCGGGGGATTATCCGTGAGCCGTGCGGTGCAGGGAAGCACAGCGGTAGCTGTGGCAGCGGCTTCAGCCGCGAACACCGGCGTGGCCGGTGCCAAGCACCGCGTCCCCACTTCCACAGAAGTTAAGGCAAACGCTTCACAACACTGGCTTGCGCCCCCCACCGGCGCGCCGTTTGGCCATCGCCGCCAAGCGTACGGCGACGTTGGCCGCGCCATACCCGGCGTAGCCGCCCCTGCGCTGGAGAATCTCGAAGAAAAAACGCTCCTCGAACGCTTCGGTGTATACGTGGAACAACTCGCCGCCTTGGGCATCGCGGTCGTACAGTACGTTGTAGTAGGCCAGTTCGCTGAGGAACTCGTCATCGAAGTCGAAGCGCGCCGCCAGGTCGTCGTAGTAGTTCAACGGGATCTCCAGCAACGGCACGCCGGCATCCTTGGCCCGGGCCACCTCGCGGAAGATGTCGTCGCACTCGAAGGCGATATGGTGCACGCCCGAACCCCGGTAGCTGGACAAGGCATGGGCGATGGCGGTGTTGCGGTTCTCGGAAATGTTCAGCGGCATGCGCACGCTGGCGCAAGGGCTGCGCAGCGCGCGGCTCTTGACCAGGCCATAAGGGTCGGGCAGCACCACTTCATCATCGGCGCCGAAGTCGAACAAGCTCTTGTAGAACAGCACCCAGCTGTCCAGTGCCTCGGCCGGCAGCGCCAGGGCCATATGGTCGATACGCCGCAGACCACCGCTGGCCCGGGCTTGAGCGCTCAGGTGGAAGTCGCTGTGGTAGATGCTCTGGCCCGTATCATCCGTTTGCACCAGGTACAGCAGGCTGCCATCCGGCGCACGAACCGCCGGGATCTCACGCTCATTGGGGCCGACCAGCCCGCGAAATGGCTGGCCCCGGTAGGCCGTGGCACGCTGCAGTGCCGCCTGGTCGTCACTGACCCGCAACGCAGTGGCGCACAGCGATGGCCCGTGAGCCTCGAAAAAATTGTGCGCGAACGAATAAGGCTCGGCATTGAGCACGATATTGATATCGCCCTGGCGCAACAGACTCACCGCTTTGCTGCGGTGCGTGCCGGCGGCGACGAAACCAAGGCGCTCGAGCCAGCTCGCCAACCGCGCGCCGACGGCCTCATCGACAGCGAACTCGAGAAACTCCACACCCGCATAGCGGCTGGCCGCTGGCGGCGCGAACAATGTGTCCACCGCCTGCGCCTCGTGCGCCAGTCGCAACCGGGTCTTTTCCTCCAGGTACAACAGTGAACGCAGACCGTCGGCGGCGTTCTGCCGGGGCGGCGCGGCACGGAACCCATCGTTGAAGATTTCCAGCGACAACGGGCCACGATAGCCAGTGGCGAGAATCGGCGCCAGGAAGCCCGCCAAGTCCAGTTCGCCCTGCCCTGGGAAACAGCGAAAATGCCGGCTCCACTCCAGCACGTCCATGACCAGGATCGGTGCATCGGCCATCTGCACGAAGAAGATCTTCTCGCCAGGGATGTCGCGGATGGCACCCGGATCGCCCTTGAGCGACAAGGTATGGAAGCTGTCGAGGATTACCCCCAGCGCCGGGTGATCGGCCTGGCGCACCAGGTTCCACGCCTGCTGGTAGGTATTGATGTGACGCCCCCAGGCCAGCGCCTCGTAGCCGATGCGCAGGCCTCGGTCGCCGGCATGTTCGGCGAGCAGCCGCAGATCCTCCACCAACAGTTGCTCGTCACCCAGCGCATCGGGTTGGACGTTGCTGCACACCAATACCAGGTCGGTGCCCAGTTCCTGCATCAGGTCGAACTTGCGCTCGGCGCGATCCAGCTGTTTGTGCAAGCGCTCGCGCGGGCAGCCTTCGAAGTCGCGAAATGGCTGGAACAGGGTGATGGCAATGCCAAGATCGGCGCAACGCTGGCGGATCTCACGGGGGCTGCCGGCGTAGTACAGCAGGTCGTTCTCGAAGATTTCGACGCCGTCGAAGCCCGCGGCGGCGATGGCCTCGAGCTTTTCGGGCAGGGTACCGCTCAAGGACACGGTGGCGATCGAACGCTGCATGGGCAATTCCTTGTTGTTGTGGGCTGGTGTTGGCTGCAGCGGCCCTTTTGCGAGCAAGCCCGCTCCCACAGGTAGTGTTGATTGTTGTGGGCAGCGGATTGACCACGAATGGGCCGTGCCCGACAGGTGCTGTCTGGCACAATCGATTATTCGCAGGTAGAGTCGCCCCGGCAATGAACTTTGTACGGAACAGTTAGTTTCTGTTCGATTACCGCACAAAACCCTTTTTACTGAATTGCGCCACCTACCCCGCTGAACAACCATGAACACCAGCAGCAGGTTACCTCCGGCCATCCGGCGGGACCTGCGCTGCAACGCCCAGCGTCACCACATAATAAATTCAAGAAAACGGGTACCGATCTATGCACACCTTGCTCGCCCTGCGATCCGCGACGCCTCGTTCGTCTTCTCCCCATAGCCCCCGTTCGTGCCCCCGGCACTGACCCTGCGGCCCCTGACAAGAACAACGGAGACAACATGGCCCACTCAAGCTCCCAAGCTCGCAAAGCCACTGCCAGCGGCTGGATCGGCTCTGCCCTGGAGTACTACGACTTCTTCATCTATGCCCAGGCCGCGGCGCTGATCTTCCCGCAGATTTTCTTCCCCTCCAGCGACCCGAAGATGGCCATCATCGCCTCGCTGGCCACCTACGGCGTCGGCTACCTGGCGC
Coding sequences:
- the aroQ gene encoding type II 3-dehydroquinate dehydratase; translation: MTPRILVLNGPNLNLLGAREPTQYGHETLADLACLCANSARELGLELEFRQTNHEGELLDWIHAARGRCHGIVINPAAWTHTSVAIRDALVAAELPVIEVHLSNVHKREPFRHVSFVSSIATGVICGLGSQGYAMALGYFSRTLQEQAA
- a CDS encoding shikimate dehydrogenase, producing the protein MSTQGILAGLIGRGIQASRTPALHEHEGDAQALRYLYRLIDADQLGLADTALAQLLDAAQRTGFTGLNITFPFKQAILPLLDELSDEARGIGAVNTVVLRDGKRVGHNTDCLGFAEGFRRGLPDVAKRLVVQLGAGGAGAAVAHALLGEGVEQLVVFEVDLARGQGLVDNLCQRFGNGRARLGDDLAGTLAAADGLVNTTPVGMAKLPGTPLPPALLHGGLWVAEIIYFPLQTELLRCARALGCRTLDGGSMAVFQAVKAFELFSGRAADAERMQAHFACLG
- a CDS encoding TetR/AcrR family transcriptional regulator; its protein translation is MSDSVAKPEVEGLRKSRKNNPEKTRENILQAAITEFVQQGLAGARVDAIAERTATSKRMIYYYFGSKEQLYVECLVKLYGDIRKTEHSLDLESLPAEQAIQRLVEFTFDHHDHNVDFVRIVCTENIHYGEYVKQSPAIREMSSLVLQALGRILARGVEEGVFRPGIEVIDLHMLMSSFCFYRVSNRHTFGDIFQIDLADEQVKHRHKQMICEAVMRYIKA
- the quiC gene encoding 3-dehydroshikimate dehydratase QuiC — translated: MQRSIATVSLSGTLPEKLEAIAAAGFDGVEIFENDLLYYAGSPREIRQRCADLGIAITLFQPFRDFEGCPRERLHKQLDRAERKFDLMQELGTDLVLVCSNVQPDALGDEQLLVEDLRLLAEHAGDRGLRIGYEALAWGRHINTYQQAWNLVRQADHPALGVILDSFHTLSLKGDPGAIRDIPGEKIFFVQMADAPILVMDVLEWSRHFRCFPGQGELDLAGFLAPILATGYRGPLSLEIFNDGFRAAPPRQNAADGLRSLLYLEEKTRLRLAHEAQAVDTLFAPPAASRYAGVEFLEFAVDEAVGARLASWLERLGFVAAGTHRSKAVSLLRQGDINIVLNAEPYSFAHNFFEAHGPSLCATALRVSDDQAALQRATAYRGQPFRGLVGPNEREIPAVRAPDGSLLYLVQTDDTGQSIYHSDFHLSAQARASGGLRRIDHMALALPAEALDSWVLFYKSLFDFGADDEVVLPDPYGLVKSRALRSPCASVRMPLNISENRNTAIAHALSSYRGSGVHHIAFECDDIFREVARAKDAGVPLLEIPLNYYDDLAARFDFDDEFLSELAYYNVLYDRDAQGGELFHVYTEAFEERFFFEILQRRGGYAGYGAANVAVRLAAMAKRRAGGGRKPVL